Proteins encoded within one genomic window of Haematobia irritans isolate KBUSLIRL chromosome 5, ASM5000362v1, whole genome shotgun sequence:
- the LOC142238375 gene encoding uncharacterized protein LOC142238375 — translation MGIFDFSLFRKSQPLSIEASTQQDQNQDASLSSRNAFVNFLREYRRNYHPSPSNIPIWRITIEAANRWNNMTLREKYSYIQSAHKANYIYRARDRNVNRIMKLLRKALLTQDHINIPYLMAAVKQMRLWKQKILSDILN, via the coding sequence ATGGGAATATTTGACTTTTCTTTATTTAGAAAATCTCAACCGTTATCTATTGAAGCTTCTACACAACAAGACCAAAATCAAGATGCCTCATTGAGTAGCCGTAAtgcttttgttaattttttgagaGAATATCGTAGAAACTATCATCCTTCGCCATCGAATATACCCATATGGCGTATAACCATTGAAGCTGCAAATCGATGGAATAACATGACATTACGTGAAAAATATTCCTATATACAATCAGCCCACAAGGccaattatatttatagagcCAGAGATCGTAATGTTAATCGTATAATGAAATTATTGCGCAAAGCATTACTAACGCAAGACCACATCAATATACCCTATTTAATGGCAGCAGTTAAACAAATGCGATTGTGGAAACAAAAGATTCTAAgtgatattttaaattaa